The window ATTGCAACGCCTTGGGCGGCAATTCGTGACCAGACTTAATCGCTAGACTTAATCATCGTCGCCGTAGTCGCCACATTCGACCGAAATCGGATTTGAAGCGATCCGGCCGACTTCGTCGAGCGTGCGGCGCTGTCCCACACTGTGCCAAGGTCCCACTTCCTTGAGCTCGGGCATGATTTCGAGCAGCTGCTCGATCAGATTTTCTGCCATTCGGCGGGCATTGATATTCGGCGCGTCTTCGAGCAACGCAGCCGCGGTTTTCATCAGGCGGACCATGCGGGCCCGTTCCATCACGGGGCGCGAGAGCGGTTCGTCGTTCTCGACGAGCAGCTCTTGCACTGGCACTTCCAGCGCGGCTTGCCAGCGATAGAGATCGCTCAGCCGCAGGTCGCTGGTCGATTGCTCTTGCGCACGAATGGTGCGCACATCGAGCCCCAGATGCCGCGACGCGGTGCGCAGCGACATCCCTTGCTGAAGCCTGACTTCTTGAATGCGATGCAGGGGCTGTCCTGGCGCGTTTCCTGTACGCGTCGGTTCTGATCCGTCGTAACGAACCACGCTCCACTCCGCAGTCGACATACCATGCTCCTTACTGCGCCGGGACGAAGGAATCTGTTCCTGCGATCTACGGCAAAATCGCACTGCGTATTTGCAGTAGCGAAGCTGACGGATCATTCCATCAGCCGGGCGCAAAGGTAGTGACAAAACCTGGCCCTCGTGAAATGGATGCGCGCCCGTCACCGCGCGTTCCCTTTTCAGAGTGGATTTTCCCCAGTCCGCAGAAAAAGTTGTCAAAAATCGGAAACCAAATGCGCAATAACGTTGACACGCATTTGCCGAGCGGCAGCCTGCGACGCAGCTAACTCGTGATGATTTCGTTGGTTGCGAAAGCACGTTTTGAACTGGCTTTTCGCTAGGCCGTTTTGGACGGAACTTTGCGCCGAAAAAGCAGCGCCAACTCGCCAGCATCACCTGCCGACGCGCCGCGACTATAATCAGCGATTCCCCTCCGCGCTTTCAGTCCCTCCTGAATTTTTCTTGCTATGGCTAAGTTCAATCGATCGTTGTTGATGCTCGTCGGCTTCGGTTTGCTGTGCGCTACGGCGACCAGCGCGTTCGGCCAAGCCGCCGGTCCGCTATTGAAGTTGCTGCAAAGTGGTCGCCTGCCGAAGGAACGGCAGCCGCAGGTGGTCGAGATGGTGATCAACCGCGGTGGGCCGGATGACCTGGCGTATATCTTTGAACAAGCCATCAAGGACGACGGCTTTCCTCCAGCTATCCGTCGGCAAGCGCTCGCTCAGCTGGCTGACGCAGCCAAAGTTCGCAAGGTGCAGCCGAGCGGCGATCTCAGTGCCATCAAAAAACTGCTGGCAGCCGACGCGGCAAAAGATCCGGCGCTGGTCGCCAGCGCGATCGAGCTCGCCGGTTTGTGGAAAGTGCCCGACGTCGGGCCGCAGTTTCAGCAATTGGCTGCCAATCCAAAAACGCCGGCCGAAGTTCGCACCGCGGCCATCAAAAGCCTGGTGGCGATCGGCGATCCTGCCAGTAAGAAGGTCATTCGTGAACTAGCGACGACCGGCGACGATCTGCAATTGAAGTTGCTCGCCACGGCTGAACTCACCGCCATCGATATGCCAGCCGCTGCCGAGGCGGCGGGAAAGATCCTGCCGGCGCTCACTTCCAAAGATGATCCCGGCCCGCTGCTGGATGCGTTTCTCACTCGCAAGGAAGGCGCCGATAAGCTGGCTGCCGCGCTGGCCAAAGCGAAGATTTCCGAAGAAGCCGCCAAGATCAATCTGCGCTACATGTATAGCGTCGGCCGCAGCGATGCCGCGCTGAGCGAAGTCCTGAGCAAAGCCGCGAACATCGCCCTCGATGCTCCTCCGCCCACTCAGGAAGAAGCCCTCAAGATTGCCGCCGAAGTGATGGCCAAGGGAAACATCGAGCGCGGCGAGAAGATTTTCCGTCGCAAGGACCTCAGCTGCATCAAATGCCACAGCATCGCCCAAGCCGGCGGCCAGGTCGGACCGGAACTTACCGCGCTCGGCTCGATCTCGCCCGCTGATTACATCGTCAATTCGATTCTCAATCCAAAACTCGCCATCAAGGAACAATACGTCACTCGTGTCATGCTCACTGCCGATGGCGGTGTGGTGACGGGCATTGTTATCGATCGCGACGACACCCGCGTCCGCGTCCGCGACGCCAGCGGCAAGGTCCTCACCATTCCCACGGCAGACATCGAAGACGAAGCCGAAGGCAAATCACTCATGCCGCAAGGGCTGACCAAGTTTCTCACGCATGACGAGTTCATCGATCTCGCGAGGTTCGTCAGCGAGCTCGGCAAGGCCGGTCCGTACGCAGTTCGCACCATTCCTACGATGCAGAAGTGGCAGGTGCTGAAATCCCCCGCGCCGGAGTTGCTCACCGAAGTGCCGAACGTGGAAATTTTCCGCGAGAAAGTTCTCGACCTGCCAGCCAGCGCTTGGGTCACCGCCTACGCCATGGCTCGTGGCGATTTTCCGCTCGCCGAACTCGCCGCGGACAACGCCAAACCGCAGCCGCAATACCTGCAGGGGCAGCTCAACGTGGTCGATGCCGGCGAAGTCGAAATTGCCTTCACCGCGCCGGCAGGTTCGGTGTGGTGGCTCGATGCGGAACCGTTCGAAGGGACCGACAAAGTAACTCGAGAGCTAACCGCAGGTCTGCACCGGGTGACGATTCGGGTACCATCGCCTGCTGGTGAAGTGCGTCTGGAAGTTCGCAAGCCGAGCGGCTCTGCGGCGAACTACACCGTAGTCGGTGGCCAATAGTCGTCGATCGCTCCGCGATCGATGAATGAACTTAAAGTTACCCGCGACGCAGCTTCCGCCCCTCACCCCAACCCTCTCCCCGGAGTACCGAGGAGAGGGAGATAGGAAGCGACAGCAACTACCTGCTGTCTTCCCCAGCCCCTAGCTCCCAGTTCCCAGCCCCCGCGCAGCGCAGCGCCACGGCAAGATTTGCCGATTGTAGGGATTTTCTCGATTCTGACGATTCTGCGGGCCGATACTTTCTTCTGGACACCCATGCTGGGTGACAGCGGAGCCGCCGCATTGCCATGGGGGCAAGCGGATTGAGCTTTGCCGAAAGCACGGAAGCTACAGCCATGTTTAAGTGGGTCTTGCCGGCGATTGTCGTCGCACTTCTTTCTTCAAGCGGTTGCTGCTGTGTTGGCCCCTGCGGACCACTCGGCCTCGGCCTGGCCTGCAAGCCAGGCTATGGCATGGACTGCCGCGGCGGTTGCGGTGGTGGTTGCGGCGCCTCTTGCGGTGCTACCTGTGGTCCAACTTGCGGACCTACCTGCGGCCCGACTTGTGGTGGCGGTTGCGGCGGAGGCTGTGGTTCGTGCGGACCAAGTCTGACCTGCAGCCAATGCAACGGCGGCATCAAATACTGGCTCAACGGTCGTTGCTATGCAGGCCGCAGCTGTGGCGAAAAATACTGGGGCGAATGGGTGAGCGATCCGCCATACTGCTGCGATCCTTGCAATCAATGCGGCAACTTCGTGGGCCCGCGTTGCTGCGGTCCTGGCCCGCTCATGCGGCTGTGGAGCGCCATCGCTTGCAACCCCTGCTGCAACTCTTGCGGCGGTGCCGGATGCAGCTCGTGTGGCGGCGGTGGATACACCAGCTATGGTGCTTATGGTGGTGGCGGCTGCAGCACCTGCGGCGGTGGCCGAGGAAACATCATGCAAGAAAACTGGGACAACCAATCGCCGGCTCCGGTCCCGGGTCAAATGAATCACAATGCCGCTCAACCGACTCCGGCTCGCATGACGCAACGGATGCCGGCCTACCCGCAACAACAAATGGCCAGCCGGCCGACCGTGATGCGGACCAGCGGTCAGCAACCCGTGTACTCGCAGCAACAGCCTGTGAACACGATGCGACGCTAGGAAGAGGCGAGGGACGAGAGGCGAGAGAAATACAAAGGCGCGACAATGTCGCGCCTTTGATCTTGCGCCAGCTCCTGAATTTCCCCTCGCCTCCCGCCTCCCGCCCCTCGCCTCCCGTCCGGTAAACTACTAACTGAACGTCGAGCCTCAAATCACAACCTCCAACCGCAGTTCCGCCGTGCCTCTCAGCGATTTTGCCTATCAACGATGCTTGAGCCAGCAGTGTGGCTACACCTGCGGCCCCGAGGATGCGCGCACCGCGTGCCCTAAGTGCGGCGACCTGCTCGATGTCGTTTACGACTGGAACAAGTCCAAGCCGCCGTCGTCGCTCAAGTACTTTGAAGAGATGTGGTCCCGCCGCAACGAGCCGTTACGGTTCAGCGGCATCTACCGCTTTTGGGAACTACTACCGTTCGCCAAGCCCGAGACTTGCGTCACGGTCGGCGAAGGCCAAACGCTGCTGCAGCAAACCGATCTCGTCGGCACCTACGTCGGCATGAAACCGGGCCGCTTGTATTTGCAGTACGAAGGGATGAACCCTTCGGGCAGCTTTAAAGACAACGGCATGAGCGCGGCGTTCACACACGCCCGCGCGATCGGCGCCAAGCGCGCTGCCTGCGCCTCGACAGGTAACACCAGCGCTTCGCTCGCCATGTATTGTGCGGCTACGAAGCTGATGAAAGCCGTCATCTTCATCGGTAGCGGCAAGATTTCGTACGGGAAGCTTTCGCAGGCGCTCGACTACGGCGCGCTGACGGTACAAATCGCCGGCGACTTCGACGACGCGATGGCCCGCGTGCAGGAAGTCTCGCGCGACCTGGGGATCTACCTGGTCAACAGCGTGAACCCCTTCCGCCTCGAGGGGCAGAAATCGATCATGTTCCGCGTGCTCGAAGCTCTGCGCTGGGAAGTACCCGATTGGATCGTCGTTCCCGGCGGGAACCTCGGCAACAGCAGTGCCTTCGGCAAAGCCTTTCTGGAACTCAAAGAGCTCGGCTTGATCGATCGCATGCCGCGTCTCGCGGTCATCAATGCTGCCGGCGCCGATACGTTGTTCGAATTGTTCGAGCATCGCGGCCTGCGCTGGAACGGCGGTCGGGCCAACATGAATATCGCCGATCACTACTATCAGGAGCTCGATCAGTTGGGCCGCAAGGCTTCGACGATCGCCAGCGCCATCGAAATCAATCGGCCGGTGAATCTCCGCAAATGCCTCCGCGCTCTGGAAGCAATGGACGGCGTGGTTCGGCAGGTGAGCGATCAAGAAATGCTCGACGCCAAAGCCAAGGTCGGCGCCGGCGGATTCGGCTGCGAACCAGCCAGCGCGGCAAGCGTCGCTGGTGCCCGGCTGTTGCGCGACCAAGGCATCATCAGTGCCGACGATCGCGTCGTTTGCATTCTCACGGGCCATCAGCTGAAGGACCCGACGGCGACGGTTGCCTATCACACGACCGATCAAGAACAGTTCAACAAAGTCCTCGGCAGCCGCGGCGTCCGCCGCGCCTCCTTCGCCAACCGTGCGGTCGCCGTACCGAACGATCTGGGCGAGATCATCAAAGCCATTCAACTTTATAGTTAAGTAGTTCTGAGTTGGGAGTTTTGAGCTCTGAGACAAGAGGTTCGACTCACCTTCCTTCCTGTCTCAGAACTCAAAACTCAGAACTCAAAACTTCCCCTCCTCGGATATTCAACGCATGGTCACTCTCCTCGCCATCCACGGCGCCGCCGGACGCATGGGCAAACGATTGGTCGCGCTCGGCAGCGTCGATCCGGAATTGAAAATCGTGGCTGCCGTCGATTACGAAAAGAATCCCGACATCGGCAAGGATGCGGGGCTGATCGCGGGCGTAAGCGAGCTCGGCGTGCTGCTCACACCGACGCTGCGTGGTGATGTGCAGGCCGTCATCGATTTCTCGGTGCCGCACGCGGCCGAAGGCATTCTCGATCAATGCCTCAGCCGCAAAGTGCCGCTGGTGATGGCCACGACGGGACTGTCGAACGAAGTGAAGGCCCGGCTCAACGCCGCTTCGAATGAAATTCCGATTGTCTGGTCGCCGAGCATGAGCACCACGGTCAACCTGGCCATGAAGCTGGTCGCCATGGCCGGCGGCGTGTTGAAAAACATGAGCAGCGGCGTCGACGTCGAAATCATCGAGCGGCACCACCGCATGAAGGAAGATTCGCCCAGCGGCACGGCCCTCAAGTTCGGCGAAATTGTTGCCGCGACGATGGGGCAGACCGAACATGTCCACGGCCGCGAAGGAATGGTCGGCAAACGCCCGCAAACCGAAATCGGTTACCACGCCGTCCGCGTCGGCGACAACCCAGGCGAACACACCATCATCTTCGGCCTGCTCGGCGAAACGCTCGAGATCAACGTGAAGGCCTCGAACCGCGATTGCTACGCCCTCGGCGCGCTCGCCGCCGCGAAGTTCGCTGCCAAGCAAAAGCCGGGCCTCTACAGCATGTATGACGTGCTCGGGCTGTGAAGTAGTTCTGAGTTGGGGAAGTTCTGAGTTTTGAGACAGGAATGCAATGAGCAACTCTTCCTTCTTGTCTCAGAACTCAAAACTCAAAACTCAGGACTTATCCCCAGGCCAAGCCGCCACGCTCGCCTGTCTCCTCGAAGTCACCGCGCCAAAAGTCGGCAACGTTCATCGCGGTGCTGACTTCGAGAAACTGACCTTCACCGATTTCGTGGCAAGCGCCGTGGCGATCGGTCCGGCGATGGAGCACGCCGCCACGACGGGCGTCGGCCGCGCGGTTCTCTCGGCCATTCAAGCGACACGTCAGCTCGTCAGCACAAACACCAACCTCGGCATGGTGCTGCTCATCGCGCCGCTCGCGGCAGTGCCACGCGGTGAATCGCTGCAAGTTGGCATTGCGAACGTTTTGAACAGCCTGACCGCAGATGACAGCGCGCTAGTCTACGAAGCCATCCGTCTCGCCCAACCCGGCGGCATGGGTGAGGCGAAAGAGATGGACATCGCTGCCGCCGCGCCGCCGTCGCTGCTCGCGGCGATGAAAGCAGCCGAGGAGCGCGATCTAGTCGCACGGCAATACTCAACGAACTTTGCAATCGTCCTCAGCGAGATCCTGCCGAATCTGCTCGCCGGCCAACAGAAAGGTTGGTCGCTAACAGACAACATCATCCGCGAGCACGTGCGACTGATCAGCGTTTATTCCGATAGCCTGATCGCCCGTAAGTGCGGCAGCGAAACGGCGACGCAAGCGAGCGCATACGCCGCACAAGTCCTCGCGGCTGGCGACATCGACGACGAAAACTATCACGCGGCCCTGAGCGATTTCGACTTCTGGTTGCGTGCCGATGGTCAGCAGAGGAATCCAGGGACAACGGCAGATTTGATCGCAGCAGCGTTGTTTGCCGGCCTGCGCGATGGTCTGCTATCACCACCCTATCGGTAGTCAGCCATACGTTTGCCTCAATTTCCACCTTTGCGGCTGCCGACTCTATTTACGGTTGCCTTGATTCTCGGGATTGCGCTACCTACCATTCCCGAATCAAAGTTCGCCCGCAGACTTTGCCCACCTCACCGCGTCTCACCCTTCAGGTCTTTAGAATGCGATTCGGCAGAATGCGATTCGGCCTGTTAGATTTCGCCTGCCCGCGCTGTACATGCTGATGAGAGTTCGCAGCCCTGGATGGTGGCTGCTCTTTCATCACTCACGGCGGCTTTGATTTCGAGCTTTTGGGTACTGCGGTGACGCATCTTTTTGGAGCTTCGCAATGGCTTCTGATTTTCGGCTGAAGGAACAGCTTCCCAATCTGACCAACCGGATTGTGGCGAGTTACAAGTGCGAGGGGGCGATCCACCACCTGGGCCATTGCCCGCTGCCGAACTACGACGAAATCATCGGCTGCCTGGCCGACATCAAGGATATTCTCTACCCCGGTTATCGCCGGCGCGAAGGGCTGCACATCGGCAACGTGACGTATCACGTGGGCGACTTGATCGATGGCTTGCATGACAAGCTCACGCGGCAAATTGCTCGCGCCCTGCGGCACGACGCCCGCGTCAACGGCGGCGAGGCCTGCGAATCGGACACCGATTACGAAGCCAAAGGCCAGGCCATGGCGATTGCGTTTCTCGAACGCATTCCGGGCTTGCGCGACATTCTCTGCACCGACGCCCAAGCGGCCTACGACGGCGACCCCGCCTGCCGCAGCATCGATGAAGTCATCTTCTGCTATCCGGGTTTGGAAGCGATCACGGTCCATCGCATCGCCCACGAGATGCGCAAGCTCGGCGTGCCGTTCATTCCGCGCATGATGAGCGAATACTCGCACAAGCAAACCGGCATCGACATTCACCCGGGCGCCACGATCGGTCATCACTTCTTTATCGATCACGGCACGGGCGTGGTGATTGGCGAAACGTGCGATATCGGCAACCACGTCAAGCTCTATCAGGGCGTGACGCTGGGTGCGTTGAGCTTTGCCACCGACGGCGATGGCAACCTGGTTCGCGGTCACAAGCGCCATCCCACGCTCGAAGATCGCGTGGTGATCTATGCCAATGCGACGGTCCTCGGCGGCCGCACGGTGATCGGCCACGACAGCGTGATTGGTTCGAGCGTGTGGTTGCCGCACAGCCTCGAGCCGTATTCAACGGTTGTGATGGAAAAGCCGAAGCTGCGGATCCGCGCGGAAGTGCCGGATGAACTGAAGCCGGAACTGAACTATCAGATCTAATTCACACACAAGCCTGAAACGCCAGCGAATGAACAATCTCAATCCGCTAATTACGGTTCCTTCCCTGCCGCGCCAGGCTCATTCCCCAGGCAACCATGTTGTCGAATCGCAACATAATGTTGCGGTTGCGCTAGGGTCACGAAACATCTAACCAATTGCCACTGCGTCCGTTTATGCCGGCGCGCTCAAAAAAGGCCTGTTTTGCGGGCCTTTCTCACTCCCTCGCCAACTGCACATCACGCCGCGGCGCGATTGGTACGGCCTGTGCTCTATCTGGATTTGTCCAACGTGATCTGTTCGGGGCAGCCAACTGCATTCTCGCAGTAACAACCGGCCGATCACGTTCAGGCAAACATCCTTGACAGAGAAGGTGAGCTTTATGGCCTGGTTGAAGAAGCAGCTCGGTTTCGAGAGCAAAGTCCAAGGCAAGCGTTCGAACCGCCGCGGCGTGCTGACGCTCGAATGGATTCTGATTGTGACCGTTCTCGTGATCGGCGTGATCGGCGGCTTGGGTGCCGTCCGAAATGCGACCGTCGCGGAACTCGGCGATCTGGCCGAAGCCATTGAAGCGCTCAACGTCAAGACGACGGCAGAGATGAACGCTGAAGCGATGATGGGTGGTTCGTAGTCGAACCTCCTACGAACTCGCAGCGTAAGACCTGCGTACTCGCAGCAAAAACACAGCTGTCGGAATTTTCCCAGGGTAGCCTCTTACGCCAGGCTCCCTGGCGTATGCCGCGGGGTCTTCCGAAGCTGAGGTTTGCATCTCGGCATTGACGGGGACCCCGTGGCATGCGGCAGCTTTATCTCGATTACAACTCCACCACGCCCATTGCTCCCAGCGTGCAAGAAGCCTTGCTCCCCTTTCTCGCGGAGCACTACGGCGATCCTTCTCAACCGCACGCCAGTGGCCGTGCCTGCCGCGAAGCCTGCGAAGATGCCCGCGGTCAACTCGCGCACATTCTCGGCGCCGATGCCGACGAAATCGTCTTTACCAGCGGTGGCACCGAGAGCAACAACCTGGCCCTGCTCGGCGCCCTGCTGAAGCAAAAGCCAGCGGTCGGCGGCCATCTCATCATCAGCGCGGTCGAACATGCGAGCGTCGCCGAGCCCGCCCGTTGGCTCGAGCGAATGGGCTACGACCTGACGATCGTTGGCGTAACCGGTCAGGGTGTCGTCCAGCCGTCGGCCATTCAAGCGGCGATTCGCAGCGACACCGTGCTCGTCAGCGTCATGCACGCCAATCATGAAACGGGCGTCATTCAACCGCTGCGTCAGATCGGCGATATCTGCCACGAACGCAACGTGCTGCTGCATACCGATGCTTCGCAAACGGTCGGCAAGATTCGCACCTACGTCGATGAGCTCGATGTCGACTTGCTCACCGTCTCAGGCCACAAGTTTTATGCGCCGAAAGGTATCGGCGGCCTCTTCATTCGCCGCGGCGTCATCCTGGAACCACTCATCCGCGGCAACGGCCAGGAAAGTGGCATGCGGGCCGGCACGGAAAACACCATCGGCATTGTGGGCCTCGGCCGGGCCGCGATTCTCGCCGCGCGAGCCCTCGATGAATCTCCCGATCGACTCGAATCGCTCCGCGATCAACTCTGCAGCCAACTGCGCGCCGCCGTCGGCGACGAGCTCCTCTTGCACGGCGAACTCGCGCCGCGCCTGCCCAACACGCTCAGCGTTTGCTTTCCCGACGTAAACGCAGTCGAACTCCTCAACCGCATTCCCGAACTCTGCGCGCATGCCTCGGGCGGTTCGCACACCGCCCTCGAAGCCTCTTCCCCCACGCTCGCAGCCATGGGAGTCGATGCCCAGCACGCCCGGCAAACCATCCGCCTCAGCCTCGGTTGGTACACGGCCGAAGACGACATCGGCCGCGCTGCCAATCTCTTGCTCGGCGCCTGGGAAGCCTTGCGATAACCTTCGCTCCCGTAGCAGTCTTCAATTCGGGCGATGGAATATATAACGGGTTATCAAAATCATTGCCATTCTCGCAATACCCTTCCATTCAACGACTTGCAGCGAAACAAGGCGGTTATAACGCGCTCCGGCTATAACCTTTTTATAACCACCGCCGATACTTCGGACGCGACTCGATCGCCTCCGCCACCGAGCACCATTCGCTCCCTCACGGTCACGATCAGCGCGCACCGATAGCGCAGCGACACCGTCGTTTTCCAAAAACATCAACCTAAATGAGAAAGATCAATCGTCAATTAAATGCGAACATGGCGACAACTTAGGTCAGAGATACGCACAAGAAACAGCTGCCGATTTCCGGGAGGGCGAGGCTCCCGCCGAGCCGCGCCGGTCGAATGCAATCGCCAATGGCCGAAGGTGATCCCTTAGGGTCATCAAGTCAACTCTGGGCTAGTTTGACAGGCCGTGATCCCGTTGCTACTTTCAGACCTGAGCCACCCGTTCTTAGCTAGTACTCGCTTGGTGTCACTACATGCCAGAAGTAAGTGAAGAACCACGGAAGTCAGCCGATTTCTTTCGCGTCAATAGGACGTTTGCCAAGTCGCAGGCACTCGCGTTGATTGCCATCGTCAGTGTCATGGTTGGAATGGCCCAGTCGGGCGAGCCGCAAGTAATTTTTTATACGAACTTCCAAGATGCGCCCGACGATCCTGCAAACATCGCAGTTCCCGCTGCAAAGAAAACAGAGATCGATAAGGTGGAGTTCGATCGCATGCGCAAGTCTTTGCGTGACGCGGTAAAGGATACTGCGGAGGCAAAAAAGGTCGAGGCAATTCTCGCGTTTGCGAGCAATCCAGAAATCAGCAAAAGTCCTGCCGCCATGAAGGCAGTGCTGGCCGAAGCGCTCGTCCAATCACTGGTGACCAAGGACCTGCGCAATGCTCAAACGACTTTGCGGCGCATTCAAGATTCGGCCGAGTTATTTGCCGACAATGAATACAAAGCCTCTGTCTCACGCGTGAAGGACCTCGCTGCCGCAAACAACGAGTGTGCATTGGCCTTCGAGTTGATAGAAGGATTGCAAGAGCGACAGCTACTAACGCCAGTTGAAGCGTTCACGGAAAAAGCGGCCGCTCTTAATTCCGCCGCCCAAGACAAATCGCTAAAAAAGCCCGCAAATCAAGCGCAGCGGCAAGAGTTGGCCGACGAGATGCTCGCGCTGGCAATTGCCGCGGCAGAAATTGCCCCGGACGTCGCCGACGACTTGCTCGTCGAATCGCGAAAAACCGTAGGTGCCATAGCTGACCGCGAACAACGCGCAGCCTTCGACAAGGACTTTAATGCCGCCAAGGCGACCGTTGCCGAAGTCAAACGCTATCAGTTGGCCTTAGAGCAGTTGAAGAAAGATCCGCAGGATGTCGCCGCACAAAAAGTGCGCATTGATGGGCAGTTGAATCGCGGCAATGCCAAGGAAGTCTTGGCCGACATCGCCAAAAGTGAACATCCACTGCAGAGTCTGGCACAAGAAACGGTCGCGTTGCTACAGCAAGGCGCTAATGTGGCGGGCAAACCATGTTTTCTCTGCGCCCAGCAATGGGCCAAGGCTGCTGAAGAGTCACAAAAAGCAAAACGGATCGGCCTGCAAGAATTGGCTCGTGAGCTGACCACGCTGGCCATTTCCGCGCAGAAGGATCCACTCGATCCCTTTGCCATGCAAAAAGCCAAACAACTCGAGAGCACGATTTCCAACAACAAACTCACGGCCTCGGAAGCTACTCCAAAACCAACTACGCCGAAAGCAAGCACCACGGAGACCAAGAACAAAGTGGTGGATCTACTGGCCACGGGCGCGAAGACCAGTGTCGTGAAGGGCAAATTAGAAAAGACCAAGAACGCACTCGTCGCCGATCGCGGGATTTTTGAATTTGATCAGGAATTGACCGAACGAACCTATCGTTTGGTAGTGAAGTTTGCCAGAACGAATGGCAGTGATACGACGGGCTTTACGATTCCTGTGGGAACGGAAGCGGTAACCGTGGTTCTGGGTGCCTACAACAACACCATTCACCCTCAGTGACGTGGATCGCAGCGGACCCGATCAAAGTCAAAATCGAACTGGAGTAAGAGGCGTCATCGAGAATAATCGCACTTACACCGCTCAGATCGACGTTCAGCAAGTGACAGAAACAGATTATCACATCGTGGTGTTGCTCGATGGAGCAAAGATCATCGACTGGCAAGGCGCACAAAATCGCCTGGTCCCGTCTGGGGGGACAGAATACGCGGCAACTTCTCGCCGAAAAATTGCCGCGGGTGCCACGAAATGCACGCTGGAAGTGCGCGGCCTCGAAATGTTGGTTCCTCCCGCAAACGTCAAGTCAGCGAATGGTAAGACGCTACCATCCAAGTGAGTTGAGTATTTTAGTTAAGTCAGCCTGCAATTTTGCTCGACACAAATCGATCCGCCATGGGCAAACTTATCCTGTCGATGAACGTCTCGCTCGACGGCTATGTCGATGACCTCGATGGCGGGCTGGTCATGGGGGCGCCGAGCGCGGAAGTGTTCCGTTTCTGGATCGAAGCCATTCGTGATCTCGCTGCCACCATCTACGGCCGGCGGATGTACGAGGTCATGCGTTACTGGGACGAAGACCGACCCGAATGGAACGAATCGCTGCGAGAATTCGCCGTCCTCTGGCGTCGGGTTCCCAAATGGGTCGTATCGAGCACGCTGGCGAATG is drawn from Anatilimnocola floriformis and contains these coding sequences:
- the thrC gene encoding threonine synthase, producing MPLSDFAYQRCLSQQCGYTCGPEDARTACPKCGDLLDVVYDWNKSKPPSSLKYFEEMWSRRNEPLRFSGIYRFWELLPFAKPETCVTVGEGQTLLQQTDLVGTYVGMKPGRLYLQYEGMNPSGSFKDNGMSAAFTHARAIGAKRAACASTGNTSASLAMYCAATKLMKAVIFIGSGKISYGKLSQALDYGALTVQIAGDFDDAMARVQEVSRDLGIYLVNSVNPFRLEGQKSIMFRVLEALRWEVPDWIVVPGGNLGNSSAFGKAFLELKELGLIDRMPRLAVINAAGADTLFELFEHRGLRWNGGRANMNIADHYYQELDQLGRKASTIASAIEINRPVNLRKCLRALEAMDGVVRQVSDQEMLDAKAKVGAGGFGCEPASAASVAGARLLRDQGIISADDRVVCILTGHQLKDPTATVAYHTTDQEQFNKVLGSRGVRRASFANRAVAVPNDLGEIIKAIQLYS
- a CDS encoding triphosphoribosyl-dephospho-CoA synthase yields the protein MSNSSFLSQNSKLKTQDLSPGQAATLACLLEVTAPKVGNVHRGADFEKLTFTDFVASAVAIGPAMEHAATTGVGRAVLSAIQATRQLVSTNTNLGMVLLIAPLAAVPRGESLQVGIANVLNSLTADDSALVYEAIRLAQPGGMGEAKEMDIAAAAPPSLLAAMKAAEERDLVARQYSTNFAIVLSEILPNLLAGQQKGWSLTDNIIREHVRLISVYSDSLIARKCGSETATQASAYAAQVLAAGDIDDENYHAALSDFDFWLRADGQQRNPGTTADLIAAALFAGLRDGLLSPPYR
- a CDS encoding serine O-acetyltransferase, which gives rise to MASDFRLKEQLPNLTNRIVASYKCEGAIHHLGHCPLPNYDEIIGCLADIKDILYPGYRRREGLHIGNVTYHVGDLIDGLHDKLTRQIARALRHDARVNGGEACESDTDYEAKGQAMAIAFLERIPGLRDILCTDAQAAYDGDPACRSIDEVIFCYPGLEAITVHRIAHEMRKLGVPFIPRMMSEYSHKQTGIDIHPGATIGHHFFIDHGTGVVIGETCDIGNHVKLYQGVTLGALSFATDGDGNLVRGHKRHPTLEDRVVIYANATVLGGRTVIGHDSVIGSSVWLPHSLEPYSTVVMEKPKLRIRAEVPDELKPELNYQI
- the dapB gene encoding 4-hydroxy-tetrahydrodipicolinate reductase, which encodes MVTLLAIHGAAGRMGKRLVALGSVDPELKIVAAVDYEKNPDIGKDAGLIAGVSELGVLLTPTLRGDVQAVIDFSVPHAAEGILDQCLSRKVPLVMATTGLSNEVKARLNAASNEIPIVWSPSMSTTVNLAMKLVAMAGGVLKNMSSGVDVEIIERHHRMKEDSPSGTALKFGEIVAATMGQTEHVHGREGMVGKRPQTEIGYHAVRVGDNPGEHTIIFGLLGETLEINVKASNRDCYALGALAAAKFAAKQKPGLYSMYDVLGL
- a CDS encoding helix-turn-helix domain-containing protein, which translates into the protein MSTAEWSVVRYDGSEPTRTGNAPGQPLHRIQEVRLQQGMSLRTASRHLGLDVRTIRAQEQSTSDLRLSDLYRWQAALEVPVQELLVENDEPLSRPVMERARMVRLMKTAAALLEDAPNINARRMAENLIEQLLEIMPELKEVGPWHSVGQRRTLDEVGRIASNPISVECGDYGDDD
- a CDS encoding HEAT repeat domain-containing protein; the protein is MAKFNRSLLMLVGFGLLCATATSAFGQAAGPLLKLLQSGRLPKERQPQVVEMVINRGGPDDLAYIFEQAIKDDGFPPAIRRQALAQLADAAKVRKVQPSGDLSAIKKLLAADAAKDPALVASAIELAGLWKVPDVGPQFQQLAANPKTPAEVRTAAIKSLVAIGDPASKKVIRELATTGDDLQLKLLATAELTAIDMPAAAEAAGKILPALTSKDDPGPLLDAFLTRKEGADKLAAALAKAKISEEAAKINLRYMYSVGRSDAALSEVLSKAANIALDAPPPTQEEALKIAAEVMAKGNIERGEKIFRRKDLSCIKCHSIAQAGGQVGPELTALGSISPADYIVNSILNPKLAIKEQYVTRVMLTADGGVVTGIVIDRDDTRVRVRDASGKVLTIPTADIEDEAEGKSLMPQGLTKFLTHDEFIDLARFVSELGKAGPYAVRTIPTMQKWQVLKSPAPELLTEVPNVEIFREKVLDLPASAWVTAYAMARGDFPLAELAADNAKPQPQYLQGQLNVVDAGEVEIAFTAPAGSVWWLDAEPFEGTDKVTRELTAGLHRVTIRVPSPAGEVRLEVRKPSGSAANYTVVGGQ